A region of the Drosophila subobscura isolate 14011-0131.10 chromosome J, UCBerk_Dsub_1.0, whole genome shotgun sequence genome:
CCACCATGTAAGTGAGCCACAACGATGATGACTCACGAAGCAGGAGATGGTTTGGAGTACGGGAACGACTACGATTACGAGCGTGCTAATGGTGCACcgcagtttctgtttctgtttctgttttgttacAGTTTCAACTTTCTCGCGTTAcacctgtctgtctctgtctctcgacGGTCGACAGCGGAATTCCCTCTGCGGGAATTGTGGCTTACCAGCGTGCTCAACGTCATCGCTACAACTGAGGCACGACGCGGCCGAGCGCTGAGCTTAAAAAGAAACTCCTCCATGCAGTAAGTAAGAGCGGAGGCCCAGAGACCTGTCGAAACGAAGTGGCGCTCGGCAGTTGGCAAAAGAAGCCAAGAGCAGCGCGCTAACAGTGgccaaagcacacacataaactCAGTGAGTGGTCTGTGTGGCAAGCAAAGACAAGACCCCATGTTAGCTCTGCCGAACAGATCcgctctgtggctgctccgACTAACAGTGGAGGAGTGTGGCGATGCGAGTGCGGGCTCTGGCATGAAGAAAcaccttttgttttttctctctctttgaatTTTACGGTATCGTGGGTAAGTTTTATAACTTGTCCCGGCCACTCCCCTTGTACGAGAGCAGTTGCAGATGCTAAGCTAAGATATTCTTggccgccagccagccagccagtccaGCTCAAGCCGaacctggctctggctttgcttTCGCTATACACTATTATGAAAGACAGAGTTTTACTATAATTACAAAGTGTATAGACGTATGCGTCAAAGAGTTTGAAGAAGAGTTTGGCTTCAACAAAGCGATAAGCGAGGCCGCGATTCAGATTTAGATTCGGATTCAGAGACCTGGGTGCCCGTGGAGCGGCTAAACTCTACTGAACTCAACTGTAACTTCACCACATTTAATTGCTGGCTACCCAAAAGCCCCGGCAGCCCAGCAGCTAGTCGATTATCATTTCAGTCCAAACAAGACTATAgacgtctctgtctctgtctacccctccactccactccactccacttcgcTTTAGCTCTACCTCCACTCAGAAGTAAACTAATTTCCGAATACTCTGTACAGTTTAGACCGCAGACTGGGAAATCTTTCCACGTCTTCGTCGTTGTCTTCTACTCCGTGTCTCCGTTCATCTTTCGTGGTTATTGTTTGGGTCATTAAGTCCACAATTCTCAGCCAATTTAGACTACAAAAAATAACCTCTAAATGGAAAGAGCTCTTTCAACTCTCTAATCTGTCCAAATATGTCTGCACTGTCCACCAAAGTTGAGCGCTTTGCCTGATCAAATCAAAGGATCTTTGATGCTTATTGTAGTgcttaaatgtaaaatgcCGCACTGGCTGCAACAAACCCATTTGTCGATTCAATTTTCTGTAGTCAGTGcgatttgtgttttcttttgatagttggcttggctcttggcttttgGCCTTTCATTTTCATGAGTTACAGTTGAGGTTCTTCGATTTCGGATACCTAAAAACAACACTAAACCGGTATGAATTGCATGCATAATGCATAAATGTGTGCCACTTAATGTGCATTTATGTGCAACACGtaccatacatacacacacatgtacatacatttgtacatattatgtatgtacagccGGTTACAGGCTTGGTGTCTGTCTTTCGCAGCCCATAAGTCAAGCATTTTGTAGGTGCGACCAAtttcaaatccaaatccacAACCAAAACCCATTTAGCTTGCTAAATAAGGCTACAACGTACTTGTCAGAGTCCAACGCAACACCTgccgggcctggcctggcctgagTGCGAAGTGTCGATCTACGAGTATTACCAAATTTGATTAGCGAATTGCTCTTGTAATCGAGCGGATCAATTGaatatgcatttaaataaCTCACCCAAAATCTGTGCGTCGTCGGCTGAGGCATTCCATTTGTGTAAACAAGTTTGTATCAATTGCAAACCAAAAGTGGCGGCGGCTTGGGAAATGTTCTAAGGGTTCCCCCGTATCGAATTCCATGCCATGCTCTGGGGTCGTCATTGTTTTGGTCAGGCACAGGTGAACATGCAGACGGCTCGtctgccacaaaaacaaaggcgCAACATTAATCGTATCCTGTAAGCAGTAGCATAGATATAAATGAACAAACATAAGTATAGTTGTATGTATGGGAACCAGTAcacaataataaaatcaaaagctGCGAAGCTACTCAGTGGCATATTACGACATCTGGCATCTGGCCTGAAGCTACCATCTCCCGACTCCAGCTGAATATCTCTCGTTGCCAGCAAACCGCTCACAAACAACGCGCTCAAAACAAGTTGTTCGTTCATTCATTTGATCTTgttcagcaacagcaatagtcagagccagagccacggCCTGTTGCATGAACCGATGACGAGTGTTTCAGTCGCTAAACAAACGTCAGCGTGCGCGGTTTAGATCTTGGCCAAAGTGACCGCGCGCTCAAGTGAACTTCGGGACTGATCGATTCTCCGAtctggcaaacacacaaaattcctagctttgtgtgtgtgtgtataaaagTACGTATAAGCGAGCTCATAAAGCGAGCAATAatctttttttgggtgcacCCACAATGAGACAACAATCGGATGTAGATTGGCGGACAACAAAGAGCTTTGACTCTGCTGGCTTCCCATGGGCCTTCCAATTACGTCAATTTCCTCTCGATTTCCCAATTGACAATTTACGTGAATTGTCGTCAGTCAATGCACCAAAGTGGCTCGGCTCTGCTCCCCAGTTATGGCAGTTGCAGCTTACGGTTTTGGCCAAGATGTACATACTTGACTTTGGCCCCAGAGCTGGGGCCGTGACACGAGCCGCAGCACGAGATGCTCCATGGACTGACCTTGCTTCTCGGGGTAACATGTAGTCAACGCGTTGAATGGTCGCACACGCAGCCATCTCTAGGGGCTACACCAAACTGGTTTGGCTGTCCGCTTCCTTTACCCCGCCTAGATGCTAcccacataaatatatccgAGAAAACATACCTAcataatactcgtactcgtagccAGAGACGTAGCCAAGTATGACAGATAAGTTGTCATTAAAAAGAGCCAAACTCAACGCATGCGCAACGTTGCCAAATAATTGCAAACGCGAAACAACGAAACACGCAATGGAATTTcctttaaattgaatttcgttGAATATTTCCAGGGACAAACTCGGAGCAGCCATAGGGGAATGAGAGCAGACAAGAGCGGAGTGCAagcaacacacccacacacgcagcgAAGATGCCGCGCAAGCTACTTAAATTCCTGATCATCTTCGACAACACTTCCCTGCTGTACTTCCCCGGCCAGTTCCTGTCCGGACGGGTGCTCATCGAGCTGCAGGATGAGACGCCTGCGCTGGGACTGCACTTCCATGTGGTGGGGGAGGGCGTGGTGCGAAATGGTCGCCGGCAGGAGCGCACATACGACAAGGAGAACTACATTGACTTCCGCATGCGGCTGCTAGGCGATGTGGACCAAGGCGGTCCGGCCATACTCTCGCCGGGCATACACAGCTTCCCCTTCAAGCTAGGGCTGCCCTTGGGCCTGCCATCGACGTTTCTGGGCCGCTACGGCTGGATACAGTTCTACTGCAAGGCGGCGCTGCGCGAGAACAACGGCATCATACACAAGAACCATCAGGTGTTCATAGTGATGAATCCCATCGATCTGAACCTAGAGAAACCGATTTTAGCAGTGAGTAAATCAACTCATCCTCAAACCCAGATATTGTTATACTTACGCTGCTCCTTGGTATCCTTTCGCACAGCAACCGTTCACCTGTGAGGTGGAGCACAAGCTCGGCGTCGTCTGCGTGGGTGGAGGTCAGATTAAGTGCCGTGTGTCCCTGGATAGGGGTGGCTATGTGCCCGGGGAGAACATTCTGGTCACAGCGTTCATCTCGAACTACAGCAATGTGTCCATTAAGCGCACCAAGGCGTCCCTCACAGAGGTAGGCAGCACAGTTAGACGCAGCTTTGATCAGCACTCATTCATTTCTTATTCGCTTCCCTTTCAGACAATCGAGTACTTGGCGCGCGGCAAGGTGCTGCAGACGGAGAAGCGGGAGCTGGCTGTGCTGGTGCGCGGAAAGATACGGCCGGGTGCGAAGGATGAGTGGCACAACGAGAGCTTGTAtgtgccaccgctgccgccgacCAACTTGCACGGCTGTCACTTGATCAAAATATCCTACGATGTTTTCTTTGTGATCGAGCCAAAGTCGATGGAGAAGGAgatcaagctgcagctgcccattGTGCTGGCGACCTATCCATTCCGGAACAACTCCGGCGATGCAGCCAATGCGAACACGTGGCCAGAATCGGTGCTAAAGCCGGACACGCACACGCATTACCCCTCAACGTTGCCAATATTCAGGCCATGGATGCACGAGAAACCAAGCGAAGCATagcaagcagcacacacacacattcacagtTATTGTTAACAACAAATTGCGCcataaaactaatttaaaccTATTTAACTTGTGTGTACCGTTTCCAATGTGTTGAGACTTACGACTTACCTGTTGTTTCATGTAATTAAATAATCCGAAAATCATCAACTAATTTCGCCTTGCCGGCGTAGATGATTTCTCCGGGGAAATTGTTTTcgtcttttcttttatttaccACAGACCTTGTGGGCTCGTTCCCACACACGTTTGGActaattatataattattaaaatatgacacaaaaaaaaagtatgtTTCGTACATTGCCAATTCCGTTATTCGCTTAAAATTACTGTAGATGCCAGAGATGCAATTTGTCTCTTGCGGCTGGTATTTAAGTCAATCGATAGTCTAGTATATAATACAGGTGCATTTCCGAAAATATCGCGTACATATCGATAAAGTGGAAATtacagaaaaatgaaaacattggCCTACTTCGACGGCCTAATCCTGATTGTTTTTCTTATAGGCACGAATGGTGACTGCGGGTGCAACAAGCTGGACAGGGAGGCGCCTGTCGTGGAGGAGTCGGATAAAGTGTGCAAGCAACAGGCACGCAACACGAACGGGCACTATCGCGACTATTATGCTGAGCTGGAGCCCGAGATCGAGGGCATGTCCCTGATCCCCGGTGGAAGCGTACACATTGGCACCGACAATCCGCACTTCCAGGCTGACCGGGAGTCGCCCGAGCGATTGGTGATGCTGAAGGACTTCTACTTGGACAAGCACGAAGTGTCCAATGCAAAGTTCGAGGAGTTTGTGTCGGCCACCAACTACACGACGGAGGCGGAACGGTTTGGCGATAGCTTCTTGTTCAAGACTCTGCTCAGTGCGGCAGAGCAGAAGCGACTCGAGGACTACCGCGTGGCCAGTGCTCCCTGGTGGTACAAGGTCAGTGGAGTGGGCTGGCGAAATCCCAACGGCGTCGACACCAGCCTGAACGGTGAAGTCTTTATATATTTACGTTGGTTCCTCTTGCTGACATCTGATTCCATGTTTGTATGCAGGTCTCGAGCAGCATCCCGTGGTGCATGTGTCCTGGCGCGATGCTGTTGCCTACTGCACCTGGGCCGGCAAACGTCTTCCCAGCGAAGCGGAATGGGAGACGGGGTGCCGTGGGGGCAAGCAACGCAAACTCTTTCCGTGGGGCAACAAGCTGATGCCCAAGGAGCAGCACTGGCTTAACATCTGGCAGGGTGACTTTCCTGATGGCAACACTGCTGACGATGGATACGAGACCACCTGCCCCGTGGACAGATACCGCCAGAATGTGTACGACCTCTACAACATGGTGGGCAATGTCTGGGAATGGACTGCGGACTTGTGGGACACGAGCGACGTCAGCGAGAGTCCGAACCGTGTGAAGAAGGGCGGCTCCTACTTGTGCCACAAGTCCTACTGCTTCCGCTACCGCTGTGCGGCTCGTTCGCAAAACACCGAGGACAGCTCGGCCGGAAATCTGGGCTTTCGATGTGCCAAGGATGCGTGAAACGGCATGGCTTGTGTGTTGGTCTTCGTTCTTTGGATCTTTTGTACGTTTGTGAGGAAGCAATTTGAAATTATACTCACATTGGTGATTCTTAGACTATCTTAAGTATCTACGATGAGGAAGCGTGACTCTTTATGCTTATAAATTTGGTGGCGGACTGAACATGCGTGTCATCCGGCGCTGCTTTCTGATGCGTCGgtttctcactctctgtgcGGCCAACTTGCGTTCGTCTGGTCTGgccggtggctgtggcatgtaCGGAAGGGGATTGCCACGTTCCCGCCTAAAATTCGAAGAACTCGCTTAGTTTTGCAATTGAATAGGTTGGCTCTTTTATCGACTTACGCGGTACGGCAGGTGCGGCAAGTACCAGTGCTGGTGGCACTATGTGTGTCCCAGCGGCAGTCCATCACCAGGTAGTTACACCATCCTTTGATGTGATTGTATATGAAGAATTTCTTGGCATTTTTATGTGGGTCCTGACCGCAAATTTGGGCATGTCGAATCCACCCAGTCATTCTAGTCCTTTCCTTATTACACCGGATGCAGTGGGTCCACTCCTTTATCTCATTGACGGTATACCAATCCGACTCTTGTAGTGGTTTTCGTGGGGGTTTCACATCCTCGGGCTCGGAGGGctcttcgtcgtcgtcaaGCACAATCATATCTTCCGGCTCCGAGCGAAACTCTGGCACCGCCTGTTCGGGCTCATAGCGGAATGGAATTAGAAGATCTGCCGATGAGGGTTGTACGGCGGGTATGTTGACTGTTTCGCTGGGAAATGGCGGCCAGGGCTCGGTGTACACAAAAACATGAAACGAAGCCTGTGCGCACCCAGTGTGGGCCATGGAAAGGTCTATGTCACGCCAAGCATTGCAGTTTATGCACTTTTGTGGTGGCGGTTTGAGACTGCAAAAGCAATGATATTCTCGCCCGGTACCACCAATGCAGTATGGCAAAGTGTGCGGGAGTGAACCGCACCTGCAGCACACGACATCCGGCATAGTTCCatgcataaaaacaacaaaacagagaaaaaacactGTGTtcaaaaacacagaaaactaaaaactttACAGAAAGCGGCGTCGTTGATATAAGCATCCGTGTGACCGTGAATTTAGTGGTGAAATATACCAgctgaccctcaaaaatatatgatcttatttttaaatataccgaaaagtaTATTATTTATCGGAAATGGTTCCCTGGTTGGTATTTTTTGGTTGAAGCGATCAATTGAAAATAGTACCGATACCGATATCTCTCATTTTTGCGTTCAAGTACCGGGAgtttcaaaaaacaaattccatAGTAGaaggcaacaaatttgtgtttatgttttaatattattatattccCTTTGCATAGTTTAAGCTTGGACCGGACACCGTCCCTCATTCCACTCATACCATATgatattattcatatttgttaCATTTTCTCATAGTGATAGTTAATGCtaatgtgtatattttttgtatattgaTGACTAAATTGCCATGgcgcaaatgcaaaatgttgtaaatGAATGTAAATCTTTCAGATTTTgactatgtatgtacttttttgttgtatatgcCTGCATGCCTAGctgttgtatgtatgtatataatatggTTACGACTATCTCTAGGGTATACAATATAATATTAATAGTATTCTACGCTGAAATGCTTCACTGATACAACATTGTTTGTGCGCATGGCGTGGGGTTATGAGCGGGTCTGATGCTGGGAGGATGATGTGCGCTAGGGCAACGGCTACAGCTAGGGCTACGGCTAGGGCTAGGGCTAGGGCTAGAGCTAGGAAGATGGACATTTACAAAAGTCTTAAGCTAAAATGGgcgaaatatatgtacacaggAATCGAAACTTAAAACTAAGCGACTGACTTTCCGATCTAAATAGGGATCTAAATAGGGATCGTAGTTTGCAGTTTTTATCGACTTTATGCGGAGAGATCGTGCGATCGTAGTGttgatgcggctgctgctgctgctgctactcctggGGGTGCTGTGCATTTTCAGATGTTTTGCTCAAAAATATcacaatgcaaaataaaagcgacaGACGCCTCTGTCTGCTGTGGGTGGATATGCCAATTTCAGATGTACACCTGGATGGATGTGCATGGGGAACGAAGCGTTAAGGAACATTGCGCTGTCAGGCTGGAAGACTCTGGGCAAGTCTACGCAAACGCTAGACACTGATTCTGTGACCTTAGCGGGCAGGGTGAAGCTGCACCAGTTCGTAATACTGTGCCGTGATGGCGGGACGATCCTGTTGTTCAGGCACCCACTCCGGCGGCCGTTGACAGATGCACCGCCTGCAGCATGACCGTCTTGAGCTCCCTGGCCAAACTATTGATGTGCACCACCGAGTCGACCATCTCCTGCACTGCGCTGCCGCTGGGGAAGTGTGCTGCCGCCTTCTTGGACTTGAGAACACACGTCTTCAGGGCATCGGAGAGGCCATTGGTGCAGTGTAGGATCTTTTCGCGCAGCGCCTCCTTCGAAATATTGCGGTGCACATTGTCGCCGATGGTCACCAGATTGTGGGCACTGACCACCACGAACTTGCCGTAGGCAATGAAGAACTTGGGCGGCTGGTTCTTCTCCACAGTCTCCAGGAACGAGTCGATCGCCTGCATCAGGTTGCCCATGTGCGTGGAGATCTGCTGGGCGTAGTAGCGCACCAGCTTCTTGTCCTTGTCTGTCATCTCCGGCGACTTGCAGGGCGTGGCCGCTGTCGGTGTGGTTGGCACTGAGCTCACTCCTCCCGTCGTTCCCATGGCCGTGCTCTCGGCGGTGCGGATCACCGTGTCGAACTGCGTCTTCAGGCCAACGGGAATGGCCTCGCGCAGCGATTGGTTCTTCTTGGCCGCTGCATCCTTGGACTCGAAGGCCACGTAATCGTAGTCCTCCAGCCACTCGGCGCTGCCTCGGCTGCAGCCATCGCTGGACGCAGGAATGCCTCCGCTTCCTCCGTTCTGTTCCGCGGGCAGCAGACGCTTGAAGAGCAACGAGGCATTGCCCTGGATGAAGCTGGTGGTGGAGCGTACGTCCTCGGTGAGGGTCTGGGCGCAGGCCATCAGCTGATCAAGCGAATCTGGCGGCCGGCAGCCATGCTTCTCGTCACTCCGCGCCAGCACATCCACAGACCATCCGCCCTGAGCGTCCAGGGCCTCACTGGAGTCGTGTATCAGCTTGTTGGCGTCCCGCAGGGCCCGCACCAGCGGCCGCAGCTTCAACGCCAGATTGCGATCCTCCGAACGCGTGGCATTGCCCAGAGCTCCCTCTCCGAACTCGGCCAGATCGTGCAGGGCCGTGCGTAGGCGAAGTGCCGCCAGTTTTAGTTCCATGATGGCCGGTTCCAGCTGGCTGCGGATGCGCCAATTGGGCACCACGAAGCTGAGCAGCCGCGTGATGGCCGACGTGGTCTGGGActgcagcttggccagcgTCTCGAGGGCGGAGCTCAGCTCCAGGGGCAGCTCCTTGACGACGGCGGgactgctgttgccgttgctctGGGCGCTGGTCaggcgctgctcctgctcctgcagcggcggcagaggGAAGTCGTAGGTCAGGCCGCTCGGCTGAAGGGGTGTGCGGCGCACGGGCAGCGGATTGCGGCGCGGGATATCGTAGTCGGGCATGTTGGCCAGCGAGGAGCGGTtcgagctggagaagctgaGGGACAGGCTGTCGCTGGTCAGCAGGGAGGAGGCCGAACTGCTCGGcgtcatctgctgctgcagcaggccgCTGCTGATGAGCGGTCGCGGCACATCGTACGACTCCTCCTCAATGGAGGCGACCACGCTCTTCAGCGATTCGAAGCGCGCTCCCAGTCCGGAGATGGATGTGGGTGTCCTCGGGTGTCCGCCCTTGGGACTGTCGTAGTTCAGCGGCACGGGCGTGGCAGGCTTGGGTATGTCGTAGGTCTCGAactcgctgccactgccgctcccgttctgattctgctgctgggctgctgccaTCATGGAGAGGTTCTGGTAGATGCTTTGGTTGCTGTAGATCTGCTGCTGTGAGGTGCGAACTCCTGTGCCCGCTCCAGGCAACGACGTAGGCGAGCAGTTGTAGATGTAGACATCACCGTGTCTCTGTGGTGTAATTACCTGAAGCGAAAccagagagaggaaaaatgCATAGATTAGTCGCCATTAGAGCACATTATGGGTGGTTCTACAGCAACTACGACGACTACTACTACTAATACTACGACTAGTAGCATTCCTGGCTACAACCCACACCCGTGGGCTTATCGATTTTCCTTtgcgctgctgcctgtctggcAAGTTCTGTGAATGAACCATCGTCTAGCACTACCAGGGAAGTGTTTCCCTTTCTGGTTGCGGTTTCTCTTCTCACCTGCTGCCTGATTATATCACATTTTGTATCTCAATTATTGCAAAAAGTGCACTAGTataaaaagttgtaaaaaaataaaggtgGAAAACTACGGCGTACAAACAACGCGTCGCTGCTCAAAGGAAACCCACGACTGCGACTGCACAGACCCCAAAACTGAGAGTTGTAAACGGCCAAGTGGGGAAATTATCAGAAAAGGGAATTTCTAAGGCGCGTGCGCACTGAACGACAAAAGGGGGAAGGACATTTCCTCTGTCGTTTGCAGTTCAAGGCAGTTCAGTGTCAAGGTAAAGGACCCCCCGTAAAACGaataaaactaataaataataGGAATTGTAATAGAGAACTGTGGACATGAATGGGAAATTAATGAACAATGGCTGATGCATGGATAAAATATGATATGCTGGCAAAACTCATTTCCTGCAGAAGAAAAGGAACTATAATTCCCCTTCAGTAAATTGCTTTTCAAACCATATTGATTTGTCATAAAAAACGGATTAGCGACTAGACAAAAAGTTAATCTCGCAGCGCCAACTGCATTACAATGAAGTCACATAAGCCAAATTGGAAAACGAATACGAGCACAACACCAACGTTAAGTTTGTAAATATATGCGAAGGCCTAGCCCGAAACCCTAACCAACCCCAAAGCCTAGTCCGAGACCTAGTCTAGGGGATGCGGATCTGTGGCCATATGCTGCCCGTCGATTGATGAAATATTATTGCGGCATATGTGGCATCAGCGAGGCACGTACCACCGCAGAGGGAAGACACGCCtaccgctgctgcagcgtcagCGAAATGAATCGATTCCTAATTAAGTAAACCGTTGCGCCAGGAAGTAACCCCTCTAAAAGCGAGAGGATCGATCTATGGAAAAGGGGCAGAGtggaacaaacaaacaaatgaataaatgaagaaTGCTCTACCTGAAGTGGACActcgtggctgtggctgtggctgcagtcCCCCACCATGCCGTATCGGGTTGCCAGCGAGCGTtctgtttccctttttgttcTAACCTTAACCATTGAAGTGCCAATTGACGCGTAACACGAGtcaacaaaatgccaaaaagaaggcaaagaaGTAAAAGGGATACGATGCGATGGAGAACAGCTGAGGCTGCACAAACTGCGGGATGGTTTCGTTAAAAGAATATCAACAACATTCCctcttttatcttttatctAATCGGAGGGGAGAATCAGAGCAGCTGAATGGACAGCTGAGGCCCGCCAGGCGGTGAATGTGAATGCCATTTGAAGTACCAGCAAACACAGAACTAAAGATCATCAAAGACTTGACCACCTGAAAAGTGGTTCTTGGGCTCTTGGGTTTGGCAATTGCACAACCAATCTCCAAGAAGAGCACAACCCAGCAgggggtttggtttggtttggtttattttctttgtgttttgtgggcTTGGTTGGTCTTTTCCTGTGACCCATATTTTTTGGCCTGACTTTTCTTTCTAGCGAAAATTtcctttttcgttttgtttttctatttgtgTGACCCAAATGAGCAAGTTTCCCGGGCATATATCACgagatttgtgtgtttagTTCATAGATTTATGACACATTTGGGGCACTCCaggggcttgggtttgggttgggccATCCGCTAGTCCCACATTTAATTGTCTTTTGATAGTCGAAAGATATTTTGTTGTAGTATTCTCCACACGTCAAGGAGTAATTCCAGATTCTTCGAGTGTTCACGGAGGGAGATGTGTATCGTGGTGTCTCAGGAAAACAAATCTTTTTATGTCCTCGTTTAAATTCCACTACCGAAAACAGTAGCAAGCGAGGAGATAATCATCTCGCAGTTTCGTTCgttgaatgcatttcaatgCGCCCCTTCCCTCCACGGACACCTGCCCCCCTGGAGAGCGAGAACTGTCGGCAAGGCCCACGCAGTTCTTGAGTTCTTTTGggatttcaacattttctcacgtaccgaaaaaacaaaacaaaacaacacaacatcacatttgtatggaaaatgttaattatccaaagaaaggaaagaggagaaagaatgAACGATCACTGGGAAAGGGATCTGAGGATCTGCTTTGGGGAAGAACTGTTGTCGAAAGAATGCCGAATGCGGTAATCCCCCGGCTCCCTGCGTAACACTAACGACCTTGCTGCGAACGGATCTCCTCCTCTGCGTTTGTGCAGAGACTTTTCACCGCTTTCCACATACAAAACACTCTGCTATGAATCCGCATTGCTGCCCGATCCACACTCTGGCCATAACTTTGGTCACGCACAAATCTCGGCAGAATCCCAAatacaacaacgacaaaaaaagagttattGTGGCTGCTCTGATGCTCCGATGCTCTGCTGCGGCACTCGGGGCCTGCATTTGTAACCATTTttgggcaataaaataaaaatgacaTGTTTTGCTCAAGCTCCAAAGAGTCGTCGACGCTCTGTCGCTTcgtcgctctcccgctctctgcttTTGGACCTGGCCATAAATCTTCATTggcttttgcagcagcagcagcgcttgCATTTGGCCACCACCTGACTTTGGTTcggtttgcttttgcctcttggTTTGGCTTGGTTCGAatgggttttgcttttggctttatgGTCAGTGCGTGACCAAGAAGGAGACAAAGACGCAGATAGAGTTGGAGTCTGCTCCAAAGAGCAGTCTCTATGTGGGCTCAAGGAACTTGAAGTTGTCACACAatgttgttggctgctgctgccgctgctgccgtctaACGGTGGAGGCGAGTTTTTCCGAAACAAGCACCAGCTTGGGTTTCTGCCACAAAATATACTTAAGTATGTGGGTTGTGGGATGCTGGAATAATACGAGTGGTAACTGTGGCGTTGGGCAGGCAGTCCAACGATTGCACAACATTAGACGAGACATTTCCGTTCTCAATTAGCCCCAAGGAATGTGTGTCGCTGGGCAAAGGCGTTGCAGCGTgcaagttttgtgtgttttcagGGTGTTGCCATGAGATTTGGGATACAAT
Encoded here:
- the LOC117892906 gene encoding breast cancer anti-estrogen resistance protein 1 isoform X5, which translates into the protein MMAAAQQQNQNGSGSGSEFETYDIPKPATPVPLNYDSPKGGHPRTPTSISGLGARFESLKSVVASIEEESYDVPRPLISSGLLQQQMTPSSSASSLLTSDSLSLSFSSSNRSSLANMPDYDIPRRNPLPVRRTPLQPSGLTYDFPLPPLQEQEQRLTSAQSNGNSSPAVVKELPLELSSALETLAKLQSQTTSAITRLLSFVVPNWRIRSQLEPAIMELKLAALRLRTALHDLAEFGEGALGNATRSEDRNLALKLRPLVRALRDANKLIHDSSEALDAQGGWSVDVLARSDEKHGCRPPDSLDQLMACAQTLTEDVRSTTSFIQGNASLLFKRLLPAEQNGGSGGIPASSDGCSRGSAEWLEDYDYVAFESKDAAAKKNQSLREAIPVGLKTQFDTVIRTAESTAMGTTGGVSSVPTTPTAATPCKSPEMTDKDKKLVRYYAQQISTHMGNLMQAIDSFLETVEKNQPPKFFIAYGKFVVVSAHNLVTIGDNVHRNISKEALREKILHCTNGLSDALKTCVLKSKKAAAHFPSGSAVQEMVDSVVHINSLARELKTVMLQAVHLSTAAGVGA
- the LOC117892906 gene encoding breast cancer anti-estrogen resistance protein 1 isoform X4 — translated: MLDKQSSVSMSGSCCSSNATNADLDYDVPVSRRIHIKSKLYAKAIYDNYADSPDELPFKKGDILTVIEQDTEGIQGWWLCALKNRQGLCPGNRLRILNSYDSGCFSPSPASSPIPSLAASTATLNSSICSAEIYENGSIISAASSSGGGGVTNGQGTTNGQESSSATQGRGARRSWHVSPNKVITPQRHGDVYIYNCSPTSLPGAGTGVRTSQQQIYSNQSIYQNLSMMAAAQQQNQNGSGSGSEFETYDIPKPATPVPLNYDSPKGGHPRTPTSISGLGARFESLKSVVASIEEESYDVPRPLISSGLLQQQMTPSSSASSLLTSDSLSLSFSSSNRSSLANMPDYDIPRRNPLPVRRTPLQPSGLTYDFPLPPLQEQEQRLTSAQSNGNSSPAVVKELPLELSSALETLAKLQSQTTSAITRLLSFVVPNWRIRSQLEPAIMELKLAALRLRTALHDLAEFGEGALGNATRSEDRNLALKLRPLVRALRDANKLIHDSSEALDAQGGWSVDVLARSDEKHGCRPPDSLDQLMACAQTLTEDVRSTTSFIQGNASLLFKRLLPAEQNGGSGGIPASSDGCSRGSAEWLEDYDYVAFESKDAAAKKNQSLREAIPVGLKTQFDTVIRTAESTAMGTTGGVSSVPTTPTAATPCKSPEMTDKDKKLVRYYAQQISTHMGNLMQAIDSFLETVEKNQPPKFFIAYGKFVVVSAHNLVTIGDNVHRNISKEALREKILHCTNGLSDALKTCVLKSKKAAAHFPSGSAVQEMVDSVVHINSLARELKTVMLQAVHLSTAAGVGA